Proteins from one Leucoraja erinacea ecotype New England unplaced genomic scaffold, Leri_hhj_1 Leri_684S, whole genome shotgun sequence genomic window:
- the slc39a1 gene encoding zinc transporter ZIP1, translated as MNAALENMKITLAFPLPEFLVAMGFFVVLIMEQLTLACRDQTGGGGDETRALLAQAEIPPPRGEDGSHPHLHVDLNSHSAIRCLALVLSLSLHSVFEGLALGLQETGARVVEICVALSVHKCVVAFSLALKLMQNRLRWSAVVGCVLTFAAMSPLGIGLGIALTQDSSHQLTRAVLEGMATGTFVYVTFMEILPHELGASQHRLCKVIMLILGFSLVTGALFIQV; from the coding sequence CTGGCGTTCCCTCTGCCCGAGTTCCTGGTGGCCATGGGTTTCTTTGTGGTGCTGATCATGGAGCAGCTGACGCTGGCGTGCCGTGACCAGACGGGCGGAGGCGGGGATGAGACGCGGGCTCTGCTGGCGCAGGCCGAGATCCCGCCCCCCCGGGGGGAGGACggctcccacccccacctccacgtGGACCTCAACTCCCACTCGGCCATCCGCTGCCTGGCCCTggtgctctccctctccctccactcggTGTTTGAGGGGCTGGCGCTGGGGCTGCAGGAGACGGGCGCCAGGGTGGTGGAGATCTGCGTGGCCCTGTCCGTCCACAAGTGCGTGGTGGCCTTCAGCCTGGCGCTCAAGCTGATGCAGAACCGGCTGCGCTGGTCGGCCGTGGTGGGCTGCGTGCTGACCTTCGCCGCCATGTCACCCTTGGGCATTGGCCTCGGCATCGCCCTGACCCAGGACTCCAGCCACCAGCTGACCAGGGCCGTGCTGGAGGGCATGGCCACCGGCACCTTTGTCTACGTCACCTTCATGGAGATCCTGCCCCACGAGCTCGGGGCCTCGCAGCATCGACTGTGCAAGGTCATCATGCTCATCCTTGGCTTCTCCCTCGTCACTGGGGCCCTCTTCATCCAGGTGTAG